Proteins encoded together in one Streptomyces umbrinus window:
- a CDS encoding (2Fe-2S)-binding protein, producing MRVNFTVNGRPQEADDVWEGESLLYVLRERMGLPGSKNACEQGECGSCTVRLDGVPVCSCLVAAGQVEGREVVTVEGLADFAKQRAEHGGCASGASGACGTPLDAAKRWEARPSDSQAGEGTELSPIQQAFIDAGAVQCGFCTPGLLVAADEMLERNPTPSDADIREALSGNLCRCTGYEKIMDAVRLAAARQGEVV from the coding sequence ATGCGCGTCAATTTCACGGTCAACGGCCGTCCGCAGGAAGCCGACGACGTCTGGGAGGGCGAGAGCCTGCTCTACGTCCTGCGCGAGCGCATGGGTCTTCCCGGCTCCAAGAACGCCTGCGAGCAGGGCGAGTGCGGCTCCTGCACGGTCCGCCTGGACGGCGTACCGGTGTGTTCGTGTCTGGTCGCGGCCGGCCAGGTCGAGGGCCGCGAGGTCGTCACGGTCGAGGGCCTCGCCGACTTCGCCAAACAGCGCGCGGAGCACGGGGGTTGTGCCTCCGGAGCTTCCGGAGCCTGCGGTACGCCCCTGGACGCGGCCAAGCGGTGGGAGGCCAGGCCCTCCGACTCGCAGGCCGGCGAGGGCACCGAACTCTCCCCGATCCAGCAGGCGTTCATCGACGCCGGCGCCGTCCAGTGCGGCTTCTGCACGCCCGGCCTGCTGGTCGCCGCCGACGAGATGCTGGAGCGCAACCCGACCCCGAGCGACGCGGACATCCGCGAGGCGCTGTCGGGCAACCTCTGCCGCTGCACCGGCTACGAGAAGATCATGGACGCGGTCCGCCTGGCGGCCGCCCGACAGGGAGAGGTGGTCTGA
- a CDS encoding Gfo/Idh/MocA family protein, with product MSEQDPCIASVTPGAAGSSVAAGSPVASGSPVASGSSVAERRRCAVVGLGARARMFTEAITGPYSDRIELVGFCDVNARRMAVHNGWIADGHPGRGTVAAYAAEDFDVMLRRERVDLVVVCSVDRTHDDYIVRALEAGCDVVTEKPMTTDADKARRILDARRRTGGEVRVAFNYRYNPVHSAVREVIAGGEIGEVGSVHFEWLLDLRHGADYFRRWHRDKANSGGLMVHKATHHFDLVNWWLGTEPETVFAQGGLFFYGEEAGRRRGLARPYARAHGAPSAQDDPFAVRLADSEVLSALYLDAEAEDGYHRDQNVFGPGVSIEDDMAVLVRYASGASLTYHLTAYSPWEGYRVAFNGSEGRLELLVEESTWTRSSVRGDGASPVMHGATVGDEVGRTELLVRRFWEPARVVKVGSGEGEASAEGGHGGGDVRMLADLFGDRSGGDALGRAADAVDGARSLVTGLAANESFVTGLPVRVRDLLDV from the coding sequence ATGTCAGAACAAGATCCGTGCATCGCTTCTGTCACGCCCGGCGCTGCTGGCTCGTCCGTTGCTGCTGGCTCGCCCGTTGCTTCTGGTTCACCCGTTGCTTCTGGCTCGTCCGTTGCGGAGAGGCGTCGTTGTGCCGTGGTGGGGTTGGGTGCTCGTGCTCGGATGTTTACCGAGGCGATCACCGGGCCGTACTCGGACCGGATCGAGTTGGTGGGCTTCTGTGACGTCAACGCCCGTCGTATGGCCGTCCACAACGGGTGGATCGCGGACGGTCATCCTGGGCGGGGGACCGTGGCGGCCTACGCCGCCGAGGACTTCGACGTGATGCTTCGGCGGGAGCGGGTGGACCTTGTCGTGGTGTGCAGTGTCGACCGCACCCACGACGACTACATCGTGCGGGCGCTGGAGGCGGGGTGCGATGTCGTCACGGAGAAGCCGATGACCACGGACGCCGACAAGGCCCGCCGCATTCTCGATGCCCGGCGGCGGACCGGGGGTGAGGTGCGGGTCGCCTTCAACTACCGCTACAACCCTGTGCATTCGGCCGTACGGGAAGTCATCGCGGGCGGGGAGATCGGTGAGGTCGGGTCTGTGCACTTCGAGTGGCTGCTCGATCTGCGGCACGGTGCGGACTACTTCCGGCGGTGGCACCGGGACAAGGCCAACTCCGGTGGGCTGATGGTGCACAAGGCCACGCATCACTTCGATCTCGTCAACTGGTGGTTGGGTACGGAGCCGGAGACCGTGTTCGCGCAGGGTGGGCTGTTCTTCTACGGCGAGGAGGCCGGGCGGCGGCGGGGGCTCGCGCGGCCCTACGCCCGGGCCCATGGCGCCCCTTCGGCGCAGGACGACCCCTTCGCGGTGCGGCTTGCGGACTCCGAGGTGCTGAGTGCGCTCTATCTGGACGCGGAGGCGGAGGACGGGTATCACCGCGACCAGAACGTGTTCGGGCCCGGCGTGAGCATCGAGGACGACATGGCTGTGCTTGTGCGGTATGCGTCTGGGGCCTCGCTGACCTATCACCTGACTGCCTATTCGCCCTGGGAGGGGTATCGCGTCGCCTTCAACGGGAGCGAGGGGCGGTTGGAGTTGCTGGTGGAGGAGTCGACGTGGACTCGGTCCTCGGTGCGGGGCGATGGTGCGAGTCCTGTTATGCACGGGGCGACTGTGGGGGATGAGGTCGGGCGTACGGAGTTGTTGGTGCGGCGGTTCTGGGAGCCTGCGCGTGTGGTGAAGGTCGGGAGCGGGGAGGGTGAGGCTTCGGCTGAGGGTGGACATGGGGGTGGGGATGTGCGGATGCTGGCCGATCTGTTCGGGGATCGGTCCGGCGGGGATGCCCTGGGGCGGGCTGCCGACGCGGTTGACGGGGCGAGGTCGTTGGTTACCGGGCTGGCCGCCAATGAGTCGTTCGTGACCGGGCTGCCTGTTCGGGTGCGGGATCTGTTGGACGTTTGA
- a CDS encoding ATP-dependent endonuclease, whose product MSDMERFRRAVVEWAAGGAGASAAGETARELAVGVGLRTVVLVEGGSDQVAIEALASRRGRDLDSEGVSVVPLGGATSVGRFVDLCGPAGLGVRLAGLCDVGEERFFRRALERAGLGSDIPPEGLEALGFYVCDADLEDELIRSLGVEVVQQVVVDQGESRPFRTFRNQPAQRQRTMEQQLRRFLGTHSGRKAQYARGMVESLDLERTPRPLERLLAHV is encoded by the coding sequence ATGAGCGACATGGAGAGATTCCGTCGGGCCGTGGTCGAGTGGGCGGCCGGTGGGGCGGGGGCGTCGGCGGCCGGTGAGACCGCGCGGGAGCTGGCGGTCGGGGTCGGGCTGCGTACGGTCGTGCTCGTCGAAGGGGGCAGTGATCAGGTCGCGATCGAGGCGTTGGCCTCGCGGCGTGGTCGGGATCTGGACAGTGAAGGTGTGTCGGTCGTGCCGCTCGGGGGTGCGACGAGTGTCGGCAGGTTCGTGGATCTGTGTGGGCCGGCGGGTCTTGGTGTGCGGCTCGCCGGGTTGTGCGATGTCGGGGAGGAGCGCTTCTTCCGGAGGGCGCTGGAGCGGGCCGGGCTCGGTTCCGACATCCCGCCCGAGGGGCTGGAAGCCCTTGGTTTCTACGTGTGCGACGCGGATCTGGAGGACGAGTTGATCCGGTCCCTGGGCGTCGAAGTCGTGCAGCAGGTCGTGGTGGATCAGGGGGAGTCACGGCCGTTCCGTACGTTCCGGAACCAGCCCGCCCAGCGGCAGCGGACCATGGAGCAGCAACTGCGGAGGTTCCTGGGGACGCACAGTGGTCGCAAGGCCCAGTACGCGCGCGGGATGGTCGAGAGTCTGGATCTGGAGCGGACGCCCCGGCCGTTGGAGCGGCTTCTCGCCCACGTCTGA
- a CDS encoding NCS2 family permease, whose amino-acid sequence MTQQSLEPRTTADDAGEGTRIPAGRSWLDRYFHISKRGSSVAREVRGGVTTFMAMAYILLLNPLILSGKDAAGDTLGQKALITATAFAAAFTTLLMGFFGKVPLALAAGLSVSGVLSSQVAPQMTWPQAMGMCVMYGVVIMLLVVTGLREMIMNAIPLALKHAITMGIGLFVALIGLVKAGFVHQGKATPLSLGATGELAGWPVLLFAVTLLAIFMLQARGIPGAILIGIVGGTVLAVVLNALDVIDAKQWAGGAPELHGSAVSMPDFSIFGDVEFGGWGQVGAMTVGMIVFTLVLAGFFDAMATIIGVGTEAKLADDKGRMPGLSKALFIDGAGGAIGGVSGASGQTVFVESATGVGEGARTGFSSVITGLFFAACLFFTPLTAIVPGEVAAAALVVIGAMMMMNARHVDWADRATAIPVFLTVVIMPFTYSITAGVAAGVISYVAIKVAQSRAREIGAFMWGLTAVFVVYFALNPIESWMGVH is encoded by the coding sequence ATGACCCAGCAGTCGCTGGAGCCGAGGACCACCGCCGACGATGCGGGTGAAGGAACCCGTATCCCGGCCGGCAGGTCCTGGCTCGACCGGTACTTTCACATATCCAAGCGAGGAAGCTCGGTCGCGCGTGAGGTGCGCGGCGGCGTCACCACCTTCATGGCGATGGCGTACATCCTGCTGCTCAACCCCCTGATCCTGTCCGGCAAGGACGCGGCGGGGGACACGCTCGGCCAGAAGGCCCTGATCACCGCGACCGCGTTCGCGGCGGCCTTCACCACGCTCCTGATGGGCTTCTTCGGCAAGGTGCCGCTCGCCCTGGCCGCCGGACTCTCCGTCTCCGGCGTCCTCTCCTCGCAGGTCGCGCCCCAGATGACCTGGCCGCAGGCCATGGGCATGTGTGTGATGTACGGCGTCGTGATCATGCTCCTGGTGGTCACCGGGCTGCGCGAGATGATCATGAACGCGATCCCGCTGGCGCTGAAGCACGCGATCACCATGGGCATCGGCCTGTTCGTCGCCCTGATCGGCCTGGTGAAGGCGGGCTTCGTCCACCAGGGCAAGGCGACCCCGCTCTCCCTCGGTGCGACCGGTGAACTCGCCGGCTGGCCGGTCCTGCTCTTCGCCGTCACCCTGCTCGCCATCTTCATGCTCCAGGCACGCGGCATCCCCGGCGCGATCCTGATCGGCATCGTCGGCGGCACCGTACTGGCCGTCGTCCTCAACGCACTTGACGTCATCGACGCCAAGCAGTGGGCCGGCGGCGCGCCCGAGCTGCACGGCAGCGCGGTGTCCATGCCCGACTTCTCGATCTTCGGAGACGTGGAGTTCGGCGGCTGGGGCCAGGTCGGCGCGATGACGGTCGGCATGATCGTGTTCACCCTGGTCCTCGCAGGGTTCTTCGACGCGATGGCCACCATCATCGGCGTCGGCACCGAGGCCAAGCTGGCCGACGACAAGGGCCGGATGCCCGGCCTGTCCAAGGCGCTGTTCATCGACGGCGCGGGCGGCGCGATCGGCGGAGTCTCGGGCGCCTCGGGCCAGACGGTGTTCGTCGAGTCCGCCACAGGCGTAGGCGAAGGCGCCCGCACGGGCTTCTCCTCGGTCATCACGGGCCTGTTCTTCGCGGCCTGCCTCTTCTTCACCCCGCTGACGGCGATCGTCCCCGGCGAGGTCGCGGCCGCGGCCCTGGTTGTCATCGGCGCCATGATGATGATGAACGCCCGGCACGTCGACTGGGCCGACCGCGCCACCGCGATCCCCGTCTTCCTGACGGTCGTCATCATGCCGTTCACGTACTCCATCACCGCGGGCGTCGCGGCCGGAGTCATCAGCTACGTCGCCATCAAGGTCGCCCAGAGCAGGGCCCGGGAGATCGGGGCCTTCATGTGGGGCCTGACGGCTGTCTTCGTCGTCTACTTCGCCCTGAACCCGATCGAGAGCTGGATGGGCGTCCACTAG
- a CDS encoding FAD binding domain-containing protein, with protein MDFLRPASWEEALAAKAEHPTAVPIAGGTDVMVEINFDHRRPEYLLDLNRIGELGEWEVGEESVRLGASVPYTAIMEQLRGELPGLALASHTVASPQIRNRGGVGGNLGTASPAGDAHPALLAAGAEVEAQSVRGTRLIPIDEFYTGVKRNALAADELIRAVHIKKADGPQQYSKVGTRNAMVIAVCAFGLALHPDTRTVRTGIGSAAPTPVRAKAAEEFLNAALEEGGFWDNGRIITPSVAKQFAELCSAACNPIDDVRGTASYRRHAVGIMARRTLTWTWESYRGTAARSEGVA; from the coding sequence CGCCCCGCCAGCTGGGAGGAGGCGCTCGCCGCGAAGGCCGAGCACCCCACCGCTGTGCCGATTGCGGGTGGCACCGATGTGATGGTCGAGATCAACTTCGACCACCGCCGGCCCGAGTACCTGCTGGACCTGAACCGCATCGGCGAACTGGGTGAGTGGGAGGTCGGCGAGGAGTCCGTCCGCCTCGGCGCCTCGGTCCCGTACACGGCGATCATGGAGCAGCTGCGCGGCGAGCTGCCCGGCCTGGCCCTCGCCTCCCACACGGTGGCCTCCCCGCAGATCCGCAACCGCGGCGGCGTCGGCGGCAACCTCGGCACCGCCTCCCCGGCCGGCGACGCCCACCCCGCCCTCCTCGCGGCGGGCGCGGAGGTCGAGGCCCAGTCCGTACGAGGCACGCGGCTGATCCCGATCGACGAGTTCTACACCGGTGTGAAGCGCAACGCGCTCGCCGCCGACGAGCTCATCCGGGCCGTCCACATCAAGAAGGCCGACGGCCCGCAGCAGTACTCGAAGGTCGGCACCCGCAACGCCATGGTGATCGCGGTCTGCGCCTTCGGTCTGGCCCTGCACCCCGACACCCGCACGGTCCGCACCGGCATCGGCTCGGCCGCGCCCACGCCCGTACGGGCCAAGGCCGCCGAGGAGTTCCTGAACGCGGCGCTCGAAGAGGGCGGCTTCTGGGACAACGGCAGGATCATCACCCCGTCGGTCGCCAAGCAGTTCGCCGAGCTGTGCTCGGCCGCCTGCAACCCGATCGACGACGTCCGGGGCACGGCGAGCTACCGCCGCCACGCGGTCGGCATCATGGCCCGCCGCACGCTGACCTGGACCTGGGAGTCGTACCGCGGCACCGCCGCCCGTTCGGAGGGAGTCGCGTAA
- a CDS encoding NUDIX hydrolase, which translates to MTLTDEPVERVDERDRVLGIVDRGEAVRRGWLHRVATVVCRDNEGRILVHRRPEHVTRFPGRYNWLLGGGVEVGESYEAAATRELKEELGIRATVRFAFKYLCRGEISPYWMAVHEAVIDEAVVDGDVTPDPSEIAWHDWLPEVELRQRLWQWPFVSDSREAFMKYDALPGTLPPGLP; encoded by the coding sequence ATGACTCTCACGGACGAGCCGGTGGAACGCGTGGACGAGCGCGACCGGGTACTCGGCATCGTCGACCGGGGCGAAGCCGTCCGTCGCGGCTGGCTGCACCGAGTGGCCACGGTCGTATGCCGCGACAACGAGGGACGCATACTCGTGCACCGCAGGCCGGAGCACGTCACACGCTTCCCCGGCCGGTACAACTGGCTGCTGGGCGGAGGCGTCGAAGTGGGGGAGTCCTACGAGGCGGCGGCGACCCGGGAGCTCAAGGAGGAACTCGGAATCAGGGCCACGGTCCGCTTCGCCTTCAAGTACCTCTGCCGGGGAGAGATCAGCCCGTACTGGATGGCAGTGCACGAGGCCGTCATCGATGAGGCCGTCGTCGACGGGGACGTCACGCCGGACCCGTCGGAGATCGCGTGGCACGACTGGCTGCCCGAGGTCGAGCTGCGACAGAGACTGTGGCAGTGGCCCTTCGTCTCGGACAGCCGGGAGGCGTTCATGAAATACGACGCGCTGCCCGGCACCCTCCCACCGGGACTTCCGTAA
- a CDS encoding cytochrome P450, translated as MDRELHGRLDELQRNPYPHYERARRAKGLTFIPELDAWLAARDEDVREILRRPDDFSSANALRPDVMPAPAALAVLGGGFGGRPVVVTADGSHHQRLRAPIVRGLSPAKVAAVLPYAAERASALIDAFAEKGHADLMAAYAQRLPGEVIGRIVGLDPKDVPQAVHGGYRAEELLFRPMSEAEQVEAAQDVVAMQQALDAFARVRSKNPQNDLCTELITSLTPQPPPATDLTLDQRHELVAHLQNFLLAGHLTTTALIGTTVLHLLRHPPQWNLLCAEPNRIPAAIEEAARYDTALQGFRRTTTRAITLAGTELPTGSTVFVAFGAANRDGSRHPRPDEFDITRTPGRHVAFGLGVHTCPGSQLAREQLRLTLEQLTTRFPTLRLADDHPVTMRPTLIHRSPQTLHVTW; from the coding sequence GTGGACCGTGAACTGCACGGCAGACTCGACGAGTTGCAACGCAACCCGTACCCCCACTACGAGCGCGCAAGGCGGGCCAAAGGCCTGACGTTCATCCCGGAACTGGACGCCTGGCTGGCAGCCAGGGACGAGGACGTCAGGGAGATCCTCCGCCGCCCGGACGACTTCTCCTCGGCTAACGCGCTGCGCCCGGACGTGATGCCGGCCCCCGCCGCCCTCGCGGTCCTGGGCGGCGGCTTCGGCGGCCGCCCCGTGGTCGTCACAGCCGACGGCTCCCACCACCAACGCCTACGCGCCCCGATCGTACGAGGCCTGTCACCCGCCAAGGTCGCCGCCGTACTCCCGTACGCCGCGGAACGAGCATCGGCCCTGATCGACGCCTTCGCCGAGAAGGGCCACGCAGACCTGATGGCGGCGTACGCCCAACGCCTCCCGGGCGAAGTGATCGGCAGGATCGTAGGCCTGGACCCCAAGGACGTCCCCCAGGCCGTACACGGCGGCTACCGAGCAGAGGAACTGCTCTTCCGCCCCATGTCGGAGGCCGAACAAGTAGAAGCAGCCCAGGACGTCGTGGCAATGCAGCAGGCACTCGACGCTTTCGCCCGCGTCCGCAGCAAGAACCCCCAGAACGACCTCTGCACAGAACTGATCACCTCCCTCACACCCCAACCCCCACCCGCAACCGACCTGACACTCGACCAACGCCACGAACTGGTGGCCCATCTGCAGAACTTCCTCCTGGCAGGCCACCTCACCACCACAGCCCTGATCGGCACGACGGTTCTGCACCTCCTCCGCCACCCGCCCCAGTGGAACCTCCTCTGCGCAGAGCCGAACCGAATCCCCGCGGCCATAGAAGAGGCGGCCCGCTACGACACGGCACTACAGGGCTTCCGCCGAACCACCACCCGCGCGATCACCCTCGCAGGCACAGAACTCCCCACCGGCTCAACGGTGTTCGTGGCATTCGGTGCGGCGAACCGCGACGGATCCCGCCACCCCCGCCCGGACGAGTTCGACATCACCCGCACCCCGGGCCGCCACGTGGCATTCGGCCTAGGGGTGCACACGTGCCCAGGATCCCAATTGGCGAGAGAGCAACTCCGCCTGACCCTGGAGCAGTTGACGACCCGCTTCCCCACCCTCCGCCTGGCAGACGACCACCCGGTCACCATGCGCCCGACCCTGATCCACCGCTCACCCCAGACCCTGCACGTCACTTGGTGA
- a CDS encoding XdhC family protein, whose translation MLDIADELHRWVEQGRDFAVATVVAVGGSAPRQPGAALAVDSDGTAIGSVSGGCVEGAVYELCQQALADGQPVLERFGYSDEDAFAVGLTCGGIIDILVTPVRAGDSDREIFASALATATRGEAAAVARIAAGPPELLGRALLIRPDGSYEGGFGAHPELDRTAVDEARSFLDAGRTGTLEIGEQGSRCGAPLTLLIESSVPPPRMIVFGAIDFASALVRIGKFLNYRVTVCDARPVFATAARFPEADEIVVDWPHRYLERTQVDARTVLCVLTHDAKFDVPLLQLALRLPVAYVGAMGSRRTHLDRNERLREVGITELELARLRSPIGLDLGARTPEETALSIASEIVANRRGGTGVPLTGAHTPIHHDRSSTPKPTARIGSVA comes from the coding sequence ATGCTGGACATCGCCGACGAGTTGCACCGGTGGGTCGAGCAGGGGCGCGACTTCGCCGTGGCCACCGTGGTGGCCGTCGGCGGAAGCGCACCTCGCCAGCCGGGCGCCGCACTGGCCGTCGATTCCGACGGCACGGCGATCGGCTCGGTCTCCGGCGGCTGTGTGGAGGGCGCGGTGTACGAGCTGTGCCAACAGGCGTTGGCTGACGGGCAACCGGTCCTCGAACGCTTCGGCTACAGCGACGAGGACGCTTTCGCGGTGGGCCTGACGTGCGGCGGGATCATCGACATCCTGGTGACGCCGGTACGCGCCGGGGACTCCGACCGGGAGATCTTCGCCTCGGCCCTGGCCACCGCCACGCGCGGGGAGGCGGCGGCAGTGGCGCGTATCGCAGCCGGACCTCCGGAACTCCTGGGCCGCGCCCTGCTGATCCGCCCGGACGGCTCGTACGAGGGCGGATTCGGCGCCCACCCGGAACTGGACCGGACGGCCGTGGACGAGGCGCGCTCCTTCCTGGACGCGGGCCGCACGGGCACCCTGGAGATCGGAGAGCAGGGCTCTCGCTGCGGAGCACCGCTCACACTCCTCATCGAATCGTCGGTTCCGCCACCCAGGATGATCGTCTTCGGCGCGATCGACTTCGCCTCCGCCCTGGTCCGCATCGGCAAGTTCCTGAACTACCGCGTCACGGTGTGCGATGCCCGCCCGGTCTTCGCGACAGCGGCCCGCTTCCCGGAGGCGGACGAGATCGTGGTCGACTGGCCGCACCGCTACCTGGAGCGCACCCAGGTCGACGCCCGCACGGTCCTGTGCGTCCTGACCCACGACGCCAAGTTCGACGTACCCCTCCTCCAACTCGCGCTCCGCCTCCCCGTGGCGTACGTCGGCGCGATGGGCTCCCGCCGCACCCACCTGGACCGCAACGAACGCCTCCGCGAAGTCGGCATCACGGAACTGGAGTTGGCCCGGCTCAGGTCTCCCATCGGGCTGGACCTGGGTGCCCGTACACCCGAGGAGACGGCCCTCTCCATCGCCTCGGAGATCGTCGCGAACAGGCGAGGCGGCACCGGAGTCCCACTGACCGGCGCCCACACGCCCATTCACCACGACAGGTCATCAACACCGAAGCCCACCGCACGAATAGGTTCGGTGGCCTGA